The Salminus brasiliensis chromosome 14, fSalBra1.hap2, whole genome shotgun sequence genome contains the following window.
TCGGTCATGCAAATTATTTTACGACCTCATGGATGCGTTAATTATCCAATTAAAAGCAACATTAATTAAGAACCCTGGGTAGTGCGTTCttttgggaaaaaaagaaatttcaAATCACACACTGCCCACTTCTGCAGGGATCTCTATAAAATCCCACGCAGGATGAAATGTTACAAAATGAGGTTTTTCATCGCCCCATAACCTCTCTGGATATGTTAATAAAAAAGCTGCAATTTCAAATTACATTtggtttgtatttattttgccTTTATAGAGGGATTGACTGAGAAAAACAACTTTTATCCAAACAAGAATGGGTCTTTAAACTCACCAATTAAATCAGTAAAAACCCAGTCAGAGGACTCGTGGTACACACATTAAGCGTAGTTAAACGTTCGGTTGAAGTTCAGGGTGAACTGCGTCTATCTGATGGCCAGTCCAACCCTCGATACGGGTCCAGACGGATGGGACGATGGGTTAACTCGCCCACGTGATTGCACTGCGTTTTGTGCAATACCACGTGCTCCCATATTTTTCATTGCCGAGCAACCGAACAATCTGTGTTATTGTGTTCTTGCATGCTAACGTGGTTAAAGCTGATCTGATGATGGTATATCAAAATAATTTGTACATCTACTTCTGTATGTATACTTTATACTGTATTGATCACCCTGTACTGtccaaaaagcaacaaaaacaaacgttaACGACAACGTGCCTGTTGATGACGTTTTTTATAGAAGCAAGGTGATTATTCGATGGCATCGctttaaagtgattttctgttcaTAACATATTAAACTAATACATACTTTATTCGGTAATGAGTGATTGGGCTTAAAGTAAATACATTCAATAAGGTGGTATGCGGAGGAAGGTGGTAAATAGTTGTGTTTACTAGGTTCCAGGTTTAATTTACTTTTCGCTATAATTAATTCGCTGCATTTTAAGCgcatgtacagtactgtgcgaACGTTTAGAAATCTATGCGATACAATACCTGGTTTGTTcatttaatgatgttaaattagATGAGCTGCTGATACGATTGAACAAATTCACGCGCTGACTGGGGCgttcattatatatttttaatgtatttttatgttaatgtacatATGTTCTGGTGTGAAGGAAAATACTATCATCGGACAGATAAAGGATTTGAAATAATGTGTTTGCATGCAACGATATATAAATCTTCACGAAGGTTCCTTGCGTTCAAAAATCTCAATTCTTAACGGCACCTATGTTGGAGATTTTTGGCACCTATGTTGGCATTTTAAAGTGTTTACAAATTTCCCTTTTTGGTTTTTGCGgatttgaattaaattgaaaGGATCTTGTGACTTATGATTAAGATTTCAACTATACCGATTTCAAGCTGTTTTAAAAGGCTACTGATATTTTttctagatgtttttttttcacctcaGATATCAGATTGTACTCTGGTTTCCTGCTACTTCATTAATCTCCAACTAGCCCATACACTCTGAAGCTCGGTGTAACCTGCGGATACAAAAGGAAAACACGTCCAGTTTATTGAGATATGGTTTTACAGGTCTGTATCATTTGAAAATACTGGTCATAAAATGAGCaaaaagggaacacttaaatgCAAAAGTATGAATACTACAAAtgttgtaaaaatgaaaatgcaaaGAGTATCGCACACTATTTTAAGGTTGGTTTGAGGAAATTGGCGGTAGCGTTAGGCTtattgtaatattgttccaaaaTACACGGCGGAGAAAGTGAGACGAGATCACGCTGTAACTGGGATAAAAATATGATTATAACAATGTTTGAATAGGATCTGTACGGATTTCACGATGGTAGGCCTTTATTGCTATACTGTGTTCTCCGTCGTAATTAGATATGCTTGTTTGTTTACCTATTTTGAAGagttatttttatattcattttccAATATTGCTCGATCTCGTGATTGTGGTTTAACTACAATTTGAATTTAAAATATCTGGACTTGATGATCAACAtcgtcgctgtcatgcaaaaactttgTATTTCCAAattgacaactttacaggagaaggagaaggtcAGTGATTTGACAGGAATTTGataacaatgtaaagaacaacaggtcagtcagattcaaattatttaAGAGTCAAAACGCCAAAAAGGAAcaagttttttgtgtgtgacagtaagGATGTGTAGATATATTGAGCCAGACAGAGCTATTCAGGACGAAATATTTTCTTTACACGTGTGACAGATCTGAGGGCAGCGAATTTTCTATTTAAaaggttaaagggttctttggcgTGTTCATTCCGCTTGTCTGGGGGAGAGGACTTTGAACTTGAACTCTAGCACTCATCCTTGTCTTGCAACTACATGACTGAGACTTTCACTCTAGATGGTTCTTTTTCCATGAAATTGCAAGATAAAGCTTTCTGAGCAAAAGCTAAACTGATCAGCTGAGTAAAAACCGCTTTACTGTTTTGCTGGATCCCATGTGAATGTGCGCTTTTGTCTCCTTTGGTGTAGTATTAAAAAATAGCATTTGCTATTTTACTTATGTGTACGCTAATGCTTTAAGAGTTGACTTTGGAGATATGGGAAATTCGAAAGTCTGGAAGCTCTGGGCATGAGTGAGCGCAAGCATCCCAAACAAAAAAGGGCCAGTCAAAGGGTCTGTCAGcagtctctttttttctcattttgtcaacACTAAAACAAATAATGTACTGTCTCTGgataataatgacaatatagCTATAGTTATAGCTGACCTATATACCGCAGTTTATACCACAgtgtattaattattcataaagATTGGGCTATTCGCACTTACACTGGTAAATTGAAGGTAATACCTAGTCCTTTTAAACAATCGACGGAAATATTAACGTTGTTTTTTCTTCCTGTCTTTCGTAGGATATAAATTGTTGAAATTCTAAACTGGAAGGGTCTAATCTTATTAGGCTGGTATTTTGAACTAGACCTTAATAAGCGAAAAATCGAAGCTAATGTCCATGCAGCTATTTCCTGTCTAGGACCTTGACCTTGACCAAGACACGTTTTCTCCTCAGAAGTCAGATCTAGCAGATAGGCTTCCAGTCGTATGCAAAGATTGGACAACCCCTATCAtattaaatgtgttgttgagtTGTTGAAGTGACACGAACCTAAATATCAAGTCGGTATTTTTGGAGGGAAATCAattttaatataaagaaaacgTGTCATAACGTTTGTACGTCTTTAAATTTTACGCTTTAAATTGTTTTCTTAATGTGttaaaattaagcaaataaactgCACTCGTGCATTAAACGTTTGCAGATGTGTGCACTATGTAGAATATGTGAATTATTTCCACTTTAACTGTCAGCAAAACACGTAATTCCAAAGTTTCAACGTTTAAATACGACggtttataaataaatgacgAAAGTATAATTGGCCatcgtttattattattattattattattattgttattattattattaagtagtagtagtaatagtagtagtattaatagtattattatttaattaaactatattatatatttattattattattattataacgtAATGTTTTAGTAAGAATACGTATAGATTGCACGACAACTGCAATTACTTTATTAGTGTATAAGACACGAAACTAGAAAACACGTAAAAATAAGCGATTTTGAGCATCTAAAAAAACTAGTGAGCTAAAGATATTGAAATCTTCAACTCAGAACCTAGTCTTTTAAAATGACCCAGATATTCGGTAAACAATCACTTAAACCGTCAAGACTCTATCAAGGCATATTTTTAAATAGGCATGTAACAAATTTGCTGCTCCTTTcaaattgaacattttaaagtGAGAACTGGCTGCAATTTAAAATCTCCTTGATTAATATTGATTTGTCCAAACACTTGatcaaaataaacataataaggAGACTAatgattttatattttaacatattcTGTTGTGTCGCGCGCTAAAAAGAACAGGTGGAATTGCCCAGTAGCTGTCTCATGGCTTATACGTAACACTGTTAAGATTGTAAAAATACTTGTAAAAATAGCTATTTGATAAATTTGTTGCACATCAGAACCCTAAAATCGTGTGTCATGTATAtataggtttatatataaattattataattgtacAATCTCTTTATAATGCCTTTACTTTGATTTAGATGTTCAAATGCACGCATGCGTCCACATGCATGTGTCCACATGGTGGTTTAGCATCAATCTAAACAGAAGGTTTTATTGTTGTATCGCACAGGTTAGAATGGTCCGCGCGCCAGTACACCTGCCTACAATGGTCAGGAAAAGGAGTAACTCGATTAACATCTTAGAGGAAACTCAAGCTATAGTCTCTGTGGTAAAGATACATTGAACGTTGCAGTTCAGTGGCAAATCTGACTGTATCTAAAACTGTATTTTCTGCATGACATATTGGCGGGTTCATTAAAATACATTGGGTGTAGAAAGGTTAATAAcagataaattaattaattaacagaTAAATAATTACAACGAGCATTATAAGTTGTCAGAATGTAAAGAATATATTATTCTCAATTCCCTTCACTCGGTATGGACACATCATCCATCAGCAATGGAAAACACTAACTTTCGCCGGGGTTATACTACAAAAAAGGTTCTGTCGTCGTACGGACTAAAGTGCACTATTCAAAAAACAAGTATAAACTTGTCCGCAAGTCTATTTAATATAGTGCATTAGAGTGCGACCTGAAATCacagttattatattatgaaatatttttgttataagttattattagtaatacTGCTAATAGTACTAGCAGCAATACAAACTAATATTCAATATCAGAATATCGTAGAATCAACAAGCTAACATTATATGAAAGATGTTCTTAATTACGCATTGAATTCTAGGAAGTCTTGGAAAAGTTATTTCTCCCTGATCATTACCTCTTTCAAGGCAAAAATGTCAGGTCAGATTTTTCTGATAATCTCCatagtattaatgttatgaaaAAATAGACTTATATTATTTAGCCTGCTAATAACGCGTATCAATCAATAAACACAACACATCCTAAACTAGGTGAATAGAATGCATCCATATAAGTGCACCTGGAGCAAAAACTACGACGAAAAGCTAATTTATACTACACATATATCCCGTAACTGCTTTTTAACAAACATGTATTTCTTCCACGTGCAGCAAGCATTGTACTTTCGCCCTCACCGAGAAGCCCAGGCCTGCTATTAAGAAATAGAGCTGTTTTCcggtttttatttttgtttaaatatCATTCGTtatcattattttcattttaacgATCAATGCTGTTTTGACATGACATGGCAGCAAATGAAAGGTAAATTTTCGAATTACGGATATCACAGTAAGTTGGAAAGTGTACAATAGCAGCACGCCGTCGCAAATCATCATGTCTAGCCAGAGTAATTGACCGCCTCTTTTAACTTGAACTTGGACTTCCGACTAGACGCGTTTGGAGGTGGGGGAGACGTTGGGCCTGGGACTGAATAGCCACGAAAACGGATCTAAATCTCCATAATCTCTTTCATCACCGAATAAGATGAATTCGATCGTTGGATAAGACGCACGTAGCGCGGTAGATGGTTTGCAGAAGACGATTTTGCAGGAAGTTCAAATGGTTCAGCGGGTTcacgttgtttttttttttcaaattgttaAATGTGGGTTTTTGGTTGTGCTTTGTTTGTTCACAGAGATTTCGTAACGTAGAGGAAGCTTTTTAAACAcagaaacattttaaacatgctTTTCCCTAATTGTCTTCTTAATCAATAAGAAATATAATTTCAAAGGATTGTAAGTGGGGAAAACACTGTAGTGCCGTTTCCTTTTATGCTATTGTTTTGTGTGCGTGGAGCCTAATCGCACTTCTGAACCCTCCTTCCTCACTGCATGGTGTGCTGCATGGCAGCCCTGTCTCACCGCAGTTCTCAGTGTTTGATTTAGCTTCCACGCCATGGATTTGTGGATCAACCACATGAGCAACCCTTCACGCTTTTAAATGGTGGTTTACCAAGTGAGGTAGTGCGCTCATGCGCCTTTAGAGGATGAGAAAAGTATTAATCAAATCCAAATCTTTACCTTTCAGGAAGCAACTTGCATATTCATTAAaccactctctctcccactgtctGGCCCCTAAGCGTGCGGTACCGCATAACGTCTTCATAGGCACTCAGAATTATTGGCGGGTTCACAGGGTGTAAATTCATCCGAGTTACATATAAGAGCTTatccaccccccctccctcccgaACCCTGCACCACAGACTCCCTCCTTACTCCCCCTCTCCCACTGCAGGATTGTGCGTGCACAGGCGAAAGGTGTGGCCCCTGTGCGCCAGAAGCGCGTTTCATGGGTCTGTTTACTACTGCAAGGTACTGCCCGCGTAGCATGCCATTGGGCTCTACCAATAAAGATGCCAAAAAAGAACCGCTTTCGGTTTCCTACATAATATTTCGATGACGtattctttaaggaaccatatatgaaaatgagtaaaaataatTTCACAGAATCTATACTTACTTCCAAGCGAAACATTTAGTGTCTATAACttatatcaaatattaatagGTTATATTTGTGCTACTAATAAACACCCCAGAACTTTCTTAAGTAAGAGGAATTGCTAAATATAGAAGCAAAATTAATCGCCTGAAGGTTAAAATGTATCTTAGCATGGTTAACTGGTTCTCTTTAATTATGAGCAATAAAAATGACCCTATATAACAACAGAAATGTCTCACAATTGTTAGACGTCAATGCGCCTGCTTTGGTAAGTATTTTTGAGACTACATAGCTGCTCAGGATACTTTGCGTATTAGAATCGAAAAGACAACGGTTCTAAAGAAAGCTGGTGATGTAAGAAACGTTCTTTTCAAATGGTAGAAAACGTCGCTTTATCATCCCAGGTGCGTTGTTCTATGATTGCTTAAGATTATTCCAGCATCGTGTCTCTGAGAATACGTGTATGTATGACAAGTGAGATATTGGAAGATATTTCGTCATATAACCAAAACGAGGTTTTAGGGGAAAGGTTCTATTCTTATGTGTCCAGTATCGTGACCAGGTTACGTGTGGAGCACTGAATATAACTAATTGTTCAACTAAAAGTTCTTTTTagaagttaaaaaaataaagcatataTATAGAACCAGTTGATTGCTTAAATTGTTGTTTGGCTGGTTAAGTATTTCTTTCAGAAATCAAAGTGCTTCTTTTTGTACTACATAAAAGCTTTTTTGAGTGTGTAACAGCGTGTCTCTCCTTAGAATACTGTGCTTAGTTATTAGATTTGAAAGGACAATTGCATCCAAGGAGAGCTGATGTTGTAAGAAACGTTCTTCTCAAATGAAAGAAGAAAGTCTAaagaacaaatatattttctggTACATTGCTCCATATTTTTAAGATCGTTCAAGCAACACATCTCTGGGAATTACATTATTATGCTGAGCATATCTACGACTAGTTGGCGTAAGTGAAAAGTTTGCGTACATTCACAGTTTGCCTACATTCAGGGTTCAGTACATTCCATACAGTACAGTCCATAGTCTCACAAAAGTGTTATCTGCTGAGCAATGATGAATCTTATACGCAATTCGTTACAAACGTAAATGGCTCTATACAGGACCAAAAGCGTTTCTACTATTAGTAAGAGTTAAGGAATAATTTTCAACATACAGATCCATCTTTTCTAAGAGTGAAGGTGCATTGCACATAATCGCCACCGCCAAGACGAGGTTTTAATAGGGTTGAGTCAGTGGAGCTTTAACCAGGGCGGTCATcgatttttctgtttctccatgaCAACCGAAAGCTCACAGCACCAACAAATCCACTTCCCAAATCTTCGTCTCctgtttaaacattaaaatatcgCATTATTCATGTGAATTGCGCTGTTCATTTTGACATTCGTGTACAAAGATTACCCGGCAGCTGTATAATATATTATGCGGATGTACTTTGCATGGAGATAAGTGACCTCCATGATGAGtgtctgtcactgtgatcaACAGATAGTGTCGTGTATGAAAAGCCTAGTTTTTCTCCGTCCTCTAGCTAAAACAGGAAACACGTTGAAGAATAGGCTAGTTGGTTTACATTACGCGTGCATATCGCATAATttatacaaaaaacaaaagagttTTCGTGAGACTGAAAGATGTACAAATAAGAAATGCAGAAGAAAACGATTATATTAACTAGTGTGTACTCTTTTAAAAGACCCGTAGGCGTTAATTACAACCAATAATAACTAGTATTATTTCCCAATGCATATCATAACGAATATAATATTTACTTCATTGCAATGTCTTATAACATCTTATTGCAATgtaatttgttttgttgtgctatTTAGTTCCAAAAACAGTGATATTATTTAGAcaatattatttcttttttttcgctCGTGTTAAAATAGCTGTAGACACTATTCCATTTCACTTCTCCGCTGCAGCAGAACACTTCAATATGTACATAAACAGGTAGTTTTTTTTAGTGTACTTaattaaaaacaacagtaaGGATTCTAAACAAGCTTTACATCAGTAAATAGTAATACAAACAAATATCTCTGGAAATGGTGTAAAACTATGTGTGTCAGTTTCTTATGAATAGAAAACATGATTTGTAATGTGAAATTGATTGAGAAATGGATGGGATATGGATGTACTACTGACACTGCTGAGAGTagtgtattttcatttttgtaattAAACCAGAAACTGATAGGGATTCATTTGTATTGAAGAggcatgcatgcatacacagcagagagagagagagaggggggggtaagatatagagagagaatgtgtgtgtgtgtgtgtgtgtgtgtgtgtgtgtgtgtgtgtgtgtgtgtgtgtgacagagagagagacagagagagagacagagagagacagagagagagagagagagagagagagagagagagagagagagagagagcgagagagagagagagagagagaaaacagagattACAGTATTGTAGCATATCATTCTGTATCAAGTCTCATTCAGCTCATGGCTCAAAATAACAGTGTAGTCAACACTCTCAAAAAAGTAACAGGACGATAGTAAATGTTAAATTTACAGGACGATagtaaatgttaaattaaaaaaatataaaaagtagGCTACGAATATGCAAGATTTTAGCAACATTCATAGCACAACCTGAACTGTTACTACTAATCTCACCATTCTCCATCACTACACGTAGCTGCTCGTAGAACACGAGTTTGTATACTATTTAATGAGAACAGGGGGCGAAAGTCTGCCAAGAGAATTCTCCAAAATTCATTCTGTAGGAAAACGTCACATGGTTTCTTCACGTCAAATACTTAAATAAGATTGTATGTATGTAAGCCTGTTTACATTTAAACGATGATATATATGCCagcacacacattacacagcatattatatttgtataatataaaatagacctattttcttaaaaacacttaaaacagAGTGCACGGATGATATTACATCGTTAAAACAGATCACCCCTACTTTCATGAATAAAAATCTCGTTTTCAAACCTCTTAACCCTAGGATATCATCAGAACTTTCCAAAATATAGACGGACCATTTTTGCAGAATGCAAATTGCAGATTAGTTTTGACATTTGCCGCTGTTATTTGGCTActtttaatatttgaatatatacGTTTTCACggtcaatatttatttatttatttatatatgtattatgtattaacTATTTTTCTGCATGGATAAAATGTTACGTCGCTTTAAATTGCTttcaaatgtaatattaacattccTGGCAACACAAATAATTTTAGACAAGAGACCTACACGCTGCTACATTGAAATAGAATGGAACAACGTTTATATATCTTTACATTAGCCTCAACACAGCATAGTTTATTCCTTTGTCGAAATGGGTCCCTATGTATATAGGCCAGCTATAGTTTATTATTTATCTcccattatttatattataatatatttattttagatatATTCTATATAAAACGTCGATGGTGTTATTTGTTTTACACAGACGTAGAATGAAAGAGCGAAAAACAAATACATGATGTTTAAACGTGTAACCAAAAGCGTAGCGTTTTGATGGATTTGAGCGTTATATAAAAGCatattccagaaaaaaaaacaatgatatcaaccatttatttttataaagtgCCCAAATCCATACTTAAATCACACAGCATTGGCTCTCGTTTCGGTTTAAGTCCAAAGAAAAAATATGGTGCTTTTAGTTTACAAATTAGGATTCGGGTTTGTTATAATTCGAGCAAACAACCGGGGCTGATAAACTCTATGACTGAAGGAATTTTACTATTACATACAGCCTAGATTAAGACAGCATTCACAAGTCTGAGATTTGACGGAAGGGAGTCGATGTTTTTAGTCGTGTTTGTCTTGCTGTCCACCTTCAACACTTTCCCGACCTCTTTAAGTGGCAAAGGATCATTGGATTGCATGTCTGACCCTTTTCCTTAGCgattttttatttggtttctgTCTCGCAGGCTTTCAGCTGTGAGAGTTTTTCGTGCAGGCGAGTGTGAAGTTCATTCTTGTCTGTCTAGACTCTGATTACGACCCTGTGTGTCTGCACTTTTTACCTTGACCTTGGACTTCCGTGCAGCTGCCATTTGTATGAGCCGTCCGTTTCCGTCAGTCTCACGTCCCAGAAAGAAGTGCTACAAATGCAATTACTTCATATAGGTTGATCTTTTATGGTCGTAAGTTTTAATGGATGGCAAAAGCTAAAGACCATTGTTTGCTATTGCGAATATTGCTTTGTTAAGTATGTAACAGGACGAATTATATTGCTTTTGTTGTACAACAGGATTGCAGATGCGTTAACCATGGTAACCAACGAAAAAAGGAATTGATGTGCTTTTGCTTGGGCTTTGGATTTCTTTAGGCTACATATTGGCTTGTTGCGACTGGTTTCCACATTAAAACTCGACACTGTTGCACAAGGCGAACACACTTCATTTCATGTTGAAAAAATCACAGTAAAttggtttatttatgtttaaaacaaacaatacaaCTTGTAATATAAGCTAGCCAGTGCGCATTGCATGCcatatctttttttatattacatgtatttatttataaaagcctTGTACGATTAGTACAGGCAAGGGTAAAAATCTAACATGTGGTCGTTGTTACGCagaaacattgtatctccaaaataacaaTATTACAGGAGTAGGAAAACACGTTTTAACCTTTAATGAAGatcaatgtaaaaacatttgatcctAACTCATGTTGGATTCATTATTTTGGTCCATCTTATTATTTGAAATAGTATTAATAACAGcttccagattcaaattatgtacaaaagtgaaaaaaaaaagataaatggtGATAGGAGGTTAGATTGTGTAAGCCGTAAGAAAATAGCCATAGTGATAAAATAGCCATGGTGCGTATTTTGTTAACAGTGGGTAAAATTTAAGACGTATTAGGAAGATGATTACTTTGTACACTTTGTGAAGCTAAAATATGAAATGCTGGTTCATTGCGACACATTACAAAACGCCGTGATTTaacattttttcctttttctgtttAGCCTTATTTTATCCTCATACACCCTACAGTTGATTAGTTctaattattagattattatggATTTTGTTCATGTCTAAATGGACAAATTGTTGTTTTTACCTAGAATTGTAGCTTGCATTGACGAGTTATAAATATGCACGCAATAAACTAGTGAGCAACGATCTGTAGTATTACAGTTAAATTGTAAATTGTTATTATTTACTTCCATTGCCTTTTTTGCAACTGACCCATCTTATATTTTTTAAACGGTATTGAAATACGACATAAATAGCCTATTTTTATCTATTCTAAAAGCACAGGCTATAGCACGTTAATCAGTGTATGAACTTGGAATCTTTTTGCTAAATCATTTTTATGTATGTTAACACAGATGCTCAATGCCCTGGTCTTGGTTCAGGAAATCAAATTCCAAACCGTATGCCTACTTTTTTCTGCACATGTTTGTCGGCCAAAACGTGAGGTCTTGTTTTTATCTGCCTAACTCCCTTAAACCTTCCCCTTTAAGAGCAGCCGTCTGTGGCGAGATCAGCCAATACCTGGACGCCGAACGTCCCAGAAGGAAGCCGTGAAACGCGAGCCAGTATGCATTTAAAGGGATGCATCCACCCGCTCAGCCGCACCACTCCCCCCAGGGGTCGTTAGCATATCACGTGCCCGCGCCTTAATGAACCGGACGCTGAAGAGATCGGCGTGCGCATGCGCGCGCGCGTAAAACTGTAGTTGGAAAATGAGGCATCGTCTTGGAGTAGTCGACTTTTAAAAAGCATCGGCAGCCCGTGATATGACGACTTCGCTGGTGCTGCATCCACGCTGGGCGGACACCTTGATGTATGTGTACGAAAAAAGCCCGAATGAAAGTAGCCCGAATAAAAACCAGACCATGGAGGGACTGAGCGGGAATTGCCCTGCCACCCACTGCAGGGACCTGATCTCGCACCCCGCGCTGGGGCGCCACTCCGGCACAATCGCGACACACCAGGGTTCCGTCTATTCGGATATATCCTCAACCGACGCGGGGCGACAGTGTCCTGCGCCCCAGACGTCGTCCAGCGCTTCCCTCGGCTACGGCTACCCGTTCGGAAACCCGTACTACGGCTGCAGGCTTTCGCACTCGCACAACGTTAACCTGCAACAGAAGCCGTGCTCATACCACCCCGCAGAGAAGTACACAGAGCCCAGTGGCGCCTTGCCCACTGAGGAGCTCTCCAGCAGGGCCAAGGAATTCGCTTTCTACCCCAGCTTTGCTGGCTCGTACCAGGCGGTCCCTGGTTATCTGGACGTGTCAGTGGTGCCCAGCATTAGCGCGCATCCTGAGCCGCGGCACGACGCCCTGATTCCCATGGAGGGCTACCAGCACTGGGCTCTATCGAACGGCTGGGATGGGCAGGTGTACTGTTCAAAGGAACAAACGCAGTCGTCGCATCTTTGGAAATCTCCCTTTCCAGGTATGTCCATCTTGTTTTCTTGGATTTCAGAAAATACATGCATTTAACATACTTCCATAATTGAATCTGAGTTTCAGTCTATACATCTGCTTTttgtgtgcttgtttttttttttttttttttttttttttgatggttTGGCATGAAGAAGTCAATTTAAAGCTGGCACCCTTTCACCATATT
Protein-coding sequences here:
- the hoxc13a gene encoding homeobox protein Hox-C13a, with the protein product MTTSLVLHPRWADTLMYVYEKSPNESSPNKNQTMEGLSGNCPATHCRDLISHPALGRHSGTIATHQGSVYSDISSTDAGRQCPAPQTSSSASLGYGYPFGNPYYGCRLSHSHNVNLQQKPCSYHPAEKYTEPSGALPTEELSSRAKEFAFYPSFAGSYQAVPGYLDVSVVPSISAHPEPRHDALIPMEGYQHWALSNGWDGQVYCSKEQTQSSHLWKSPFPDVVPLQPEVSSYRRGRKKRVPYTKIQLKELEKEYAASKFITKDKRRRISATTNLSERQVTIWFQNRRVKEKKFVSKSKANNHMHT